From the genome of Periplaneta americana isolate PAMFEO1 chromosome 17, P.americana_PAMFEO1_priV1, whole genome shotgun sequence:
TTTACGACTACACACGGGCGATAAACCTTTCACATGTGATgtatgtggtaagtgtttctcgcgcTCCGGTCAGTTGAAAGAGCATTTACGGctacacacaggcgagaaacccttcaaatgtgatgtttgtggtaagtgtttctcgtgCTCCAGTAATTTGAAGAAGCATTTAAGAATACACACAGGCGATAAACCTTTCAGATGTGATttgtgtggtaagtgtttctcgctgTCCGGTAACTTGAAAGTGCATGCATGCGttcacacaggcgaaaaacctttcagatgcgatgtgtgtggtaagtgtttttcgcAATCGAATTTTCTAAAATCCCATGAACGTCTCCACATGGGAGGAAAGtccttcaaatgtgatgtttgtggtaagtgtttatCGTGCTCCTATAACTTGAAAGTGCATTTACGACTACATACAGGGGATAAACCTtttaaatgtgatatttgtggtaagtgtttctcctGCTCCTATAACTTGAATGTGCATTTACGACTACACACAGGCGATAAACCTTTCAAGTGTGATgagtgtggtaagtgtttctcgcgcTCTGGTAAGTTGAAAGAGCATTTACGGCTACACACAGGCCAGAAAcccttcaaatgtgatgtttgtggtaagtgtttctcgcgcTCCGGTAATTTGAAGGAGCATTTAAGACTACACACAGGCGATAAACCTTTCACATGTGATTTGTGTGGTAAGCGTTTCTCGCTGTCCGGTAACTTGAAAGTGCATGTGCGCGttcacacaggcgaaaaaccTTTCAGTTGCGATgtgtgtggtaagtgtttctcgcaaTCGAATTTTTTAAAAACCCATGAACTTCTTCACAAGGGAGAGAtgtctttcaaatgtgatgtatgCGGTAGGGGTTTCTCAAAATCTGGTAACTTAAAGAGACATCTACgccggcacacaggcgagaagcctttcaaatgtcAAGTTTGTGGTATGTGTTTCTCAGATTCCTATAACCTAAGAAACCATGATCTCCGGCACACAGgccagaaacctttcaaatgtgatgtttgtggtaagtgtttcttgcGCTCCGATAAGTTGAAAGTGCATTTACGAATACACACAGGCGACAAACCTTTcatatgtgatgtttgtggtaaatgctTCTCGCGCTCCGATACCTTGAAAGTGCATGAGCGCTTGCACACAGGCTAGAAACGTTTCACAAGTGATTAGTGTGGTAAGTGCTTTTCGCAATCGAATATTCCAAGAACTCATGAACGTCTTCACTCGGCAGAGAAGTCTTTCAATTTTGATGTTtctggtaagtgtttctcgcgcTATTCTTACTTGAAAATGCAGTTACAATTACACGTAGAtgataaacctttcaaatgttaAGTTTGTGGtacgtgtttttcacattcgACTGAACTGAGAAACCATGTTCGccagcacacaggcgagaaatctttcaaatattaaattcggGTTTAGTGTTTTTCAGATTCGACTATCCTAAGAAACCATGAACGGCAGCGTACAGGCGAGAGTACTTTCAAATATATCTTCGTTTTGAGTGACGTCAATTGTGTTTCGGTAATAATTGTAGTTTAAGTAATCATGTGCTCAAGTCTGTTGGTAATAACCTTTTGTAATACGATTTTTGTATTAAATGTTTCTTCGTTCAGGTAGCCTAAGAAGCAATGAACACCTTTAAGTGAGAAGCCTTTGAAGTCTGATCTCTGAAACGTGTTTCTTTAGGAAGACTATGTTAAATAAGGTTTCAAATTTACCGACGAAATGACTTGGTAATGCggtgtttgtggaatgtgtttgtcTCTGTCcagtaagttaaatttttttgG
Proteins encoded in this window:
- the LOC138692661 gene encoding zinc finger protein 431-like, giving the protein MVYKIEENEASSEEGNSSHLQVTDMKTECVDPSYDIKSEIKVEDTTPVPISFPMVKTEDDERNLGDHCVTGIKEEYKDQIQDLTSAIKFEEDPVPISFPVFKHEPEEVHSDFNEEPRLEVTAEDNEAFSERIAATNERTVSSELDNLSLEENETLCEIPKNSHSIAKPVRIREGEKQLELESSKKRFSTAEKLNSHLSTDVGKKHFKCDVCGKCFSRSGHLKDHLRLHTGDKPFTCDVCGKCFSRSGQLKEHLRLHTGEKPFKCDVCGKCFSCSSNLKKHLRIHTGDKPFRCDLCGKCFSLSGNLKVHACVHTGEKPFRCDVCGKCFSQSNFLKSHERLHMGGKSFKCDVCGKCLSCSYNLKVHLRLHTGDKPFKCDICGKCFSCSYNLNVHLRLHTGDKPFKCDECGKCFSRSGKLKEHLRLHTGQKPFKCDVCGKCFSRSGNLKEHLRLHTGDKPFTCDLCGKRFSLSGNLKVHVRVHTGEKPFSCDVCGKCFSQSNFLKTHELLHKGEMSFKCDVCGRGFSKSGNLKRHLRRHTGEKPFKCQVCGMCFSDSYNLRNHDLRHTGQKPFKCDVCGKCFLRSDKLKVHLRIHTGDKPFICDVCGKCFSRSDTLKVHERLHTG